The following coding sequences are from one Paenibacillus stellifer window:
- the secA2 gene encoding accessory Sec system translocase SecA2: protein MNIAVKLMRKFKDRDNQNMLKIYQDKTKLITKRNLKAWDDEQLQAESLRLRQEAQSGTPLDELLVDAYALVCEAAKRKLGLQPYDVQIMAAIALHERYLIEQHTGEGKTLSAVMPAYLNALTGEGVHVLTFNDYLAKRDAEWMGPVYRYLGLTVSPVQAGMSLSEKREAYAKDITYVTAKESGFDYLRDTIALSEADTVHRPFHYVIVDEADSLLLDEARVPLVISGESGSSRSDGFLFADVARQLQQDEHYDFDEFQRNVYLNEAGATKAESLLGCGNLYDSHNSHLLTSLNCALHAESLLKKDIDYIVRDGKIELIEEYTGRVAENRYLPDGLQAALVAKEGLQSSGGGKILGTITLQHFISLYPGICGMTATAHASAMEFESIYSLQVVRIPPNRLNIRIDHPHRIYTHQAAKLKALVQEISSVHRTGRPILIGTSSVEESDMLAEALAVAGVPCHVLNAKNDAEEAQIIAKAGEIGAVTVSTNMAGRGVDIRLGGGDPAQAEVVAKLGGLYVIGTHVNESVRIDDQLRGRSGRQGDPGASVFYVSLEDDLLLRFGIHKAVRAPRQDEALEEPVLRSKIEHIQRVIMGQNFEITQELNGYSDMVEDQRRILYEERLGILKGEQPMSPAEQRVRLFYIDEFWADHLAYVSYLREGIHLESLASRNPIDEFHTLITDAYDQLPDKVNNESVNMLARLGGSNDPAKWESFGLKSPSSTRTYIISDQYLQNKRSSWTGTTVFAYWLRKIARPIFKLSKY from the coding sequence ATGAATATAGCCGTCAAGCTGATGCGCAAATTCAAAGACCGAGATAACCAGAATATGCTGAAAATCTATCAGGATAAAACGAAGCTTATCACGAAGCGGAATTTGAAAGCCTGGGACGATGAGCAGCTTCAAGCGGAATCCCTTCGGCTGCGACAGGAAGCACAATCGGGTACACCTTTGGATGAGCTGCTTGTCGATGCTTATGCGTTAGTCTGCGAGGCTGCGAAGAGAAAGCTTGGATTACAGCCTTACGATGTCCAGATCATGGCTGCCATTGCTCTGCACGAGAGATATTTGATCGAGCAGCATACCGGTGAAGGAAAAACACTCTCTGCAGTTATGCCTGCTTATCTGAACGCGCTGACCGGCGAAGGCGTTCATGTGCTCACTTTTAACGATTATTTGGCCAAGCGGGATGCGGAGTGGATGGGCCCGGTTTACCGATATCTCGGGTTAACGGTGAGCCCGGTCCAAGCGGGCATGAGCCTATCCGAGAAGCGGGAAGCATACGCCAAGGATATCACCTATGTCACGGCTAAAGAATCGGGATTCGATTATTTGCGCGACACGATTGCACTGAGCGAAGCCGATACTGTGCATCGCCCTTTCCACTACGTCATCGTCGACGAAGCGGATTCACTGCTACTCGACGAAGCGCGGGTGCCGCTGGTCATCAGCGGTGAGTCAGGCTCTTCCAGGAGCGACGGTTTTCTTTTCGCAGACGTGGCTAGGCAGCTACAACAAGACGAGCATTACGACTTCGACGAGTTCCAACGGAACGTGTACTTAAATGAAGCAGGCGCAACAAAAGCGGAATCGCTGCTGGGATGCGGCAATTTGTACGATAGCCATAACAGTCACTTGCTGACGTCATTAAATTGCGCGCTGCATGCGGAATCGTTATTAAAGAAAGACATCGATTACATCGTCCGTGACGGCAAAATCGAGCTGATCGAAGAATATACCGGCCGCGTGGCGGAGAACCGGTATTTGCCGGACGGGCTGCAAGCCGCACTTGTAGCAAAAGAAGGGCTGCAGTCCTCGGGCGGCGGAAAAATTCTCGGAACAATTACCCTTCAACATTTCATCAGCCTGTATCCGGGGATTTGCGGGATGACAGCTACCGCGCACGCTTCGGCAATGGAATTCGAGAGTATTTATTCTCTGCAGGTCGTGCGAATCCCGCCGAACCGGCTTAACATCCGGATCGACCATCCGCACCGGATTTATACCCATCAAGCGGCCAAGCTTAAGGCGCTTGTACAAGAAATCTCGTCCGTTCATAGAACGGGACGCCCCATTCTTATTGGTACGTCAAGCGTTGAGGAGTCCGACATGCTGGCAGAGGCGCTGGCAGTTGCTGGCGTACCCTGCCATGTTCTGAATGCGAAAAACGACGCAGAAGAAGCACAGATTATCGCCAAAGCTGGAGAAATCGGCGCTGTGACAGTGTCTACGAATATGGCGGGACGCGGCGTCGATATTCGGCTCGGCGGCGGCGACCCCGCGCAAGCGGAAGTTGTCGCCAAGCTGGGCGGGTTGTATGTGATTGGTACGCATGTGAACGAAAGTGTGCGGATCGACGACCAGCTGCGCGGGCGTTCCGGCCGCCAAGGCGACCCGGGAGCTTCCGTATTTTACGTAAGCCTGGAGGACGATCTGCTGCTTCGCTTCGGCATCCATAAAGCGGTTCGCGCTCCCAGGCAGGATGAAGCCTTGGAAGAGCCGGTGCTCCGCAGCAAAATCGAGCATATTCAGCGCGTTATTATGGGCCAGAACTTCGAGATCACACAGGAACTGAACGGTTATTCGGATATGGTGGAGGATCAGAGGCGAATTCTATACGAGGAGCGGCTCGGAATTTTAAAAGGCGAGCAGCCGATGAGCCCTGCGGAGCAGCGGGTACGGCTTTTTTATATCGACGAGTTCTGGGCTGACCACCTGGCATACGTTTCTTACCTTCGAGAAGGCATCCACTTGGAGAGTCTTGCCAGCCGCAATCCGATCGACGAATTTCATACGCTAATCACCGATGCATATGACCAACTTCCGGATAAAGTAAATAATGAGTCGGTGAATATGCTTGCAAGGCTCGGAGGCTCGAATGATCCGGCAAAGTGGGAAAGCTTCGGTCTGAAGAGCCCTTCTTCCACCCGGACTTATATTATCAGCGATCAATATCTCCAGAATAAGCGCAGCTCATGGACCGGAACGACCGTATTTGCTTATTGGCTTCGCAAGATAGCAAGGCCAATATTCAAGCTGTCAAAATATTGA
- a CDS encoding pentapeptide repeat-containing protein, translating into MTERLKGYLNGVFAPYDGVKSVTELKSDLLSDLQERYRELKAEGKDDETAFEMTIDSIGDIEQTVQEVANLSRSLERQVVTNLSASDLTKSDFAGVIAHQAKFAASALRGSDFAGADLTGSLFTSSVMREAIFDHANLTDCSLSTNDLTDSSFYKSILVRTNISKSGLDGAKFIDVKLTDVKLTMTDLRKTIFDRCIFDGVYFKYGDLRGQRFDGQTFIGVNFDKSALNEVSFKGAILQNVSFISGFTLSKKYYRAIKTICFDGAVMDKLTYASLKGLGADLSKVIVR; encoded by the coding sequence ATGACTGAGAGATTGAAGGGCTATTTGAACGGCGTGTTCGCACCGTACGATGGGGTAAAGAGCGTCACCGAATTAAAGTCTGACCTGCTCTCCGACTTGCAGGAGCGGTACCGCGAGCTCAAAGCCGAAGGCAAGGACGATGAGACAGCCTTTGAGATGACCATTGACAGCATCGGCGACATTGAGCAAACGGTACAAGAGGTGGCTAATCTCTCCCGCTCGCTGGAACGGCAGGTGGTGACCAACTTAAGCGCAAGCGACCTGACAAAGAGCGACTTTGCGGGCGTTATCGCGCATCAAGCCAAATTTGCAGCGAGTGCGTTACGGGGCTCCGACTTTGCGGGTGCTGACTTGACGGGCAGCTTGTTTACGAGCAGCGTTATGCGGGAAGCCATTTTTGACCATGCCAATCTGACTGACTGCAGCCTATCTACCAATGACCTTACGGATTCGAGCTTCTATAAGTCCATCCTTGTACGTACCAACATCAGCAAATCGGGTCTGGACGGAGCCAAATTCATAGATGTCAAGCTAACAGACGTCAAGTTAACTATGACTGATCTTAGAAAAACAATCTTTGACAGATGTATTTTTGACGGAGTGTACTTCAAATATGGTGATCTGCGAGGGCAGCGTTTTGACGGGCAGACCTTCATCGGCGTTAATTTTGACAAGTCGGCGCTGAACGAAGTTTCGTTTAAAGGCGCGATACTCCAAAATGTCTCGTTCATTTCCGGCTTTACTTTGTCCAAGAAATATTACCGTGCCATCAAAACCATCTGCTTCGACGGCGCGGTCATGGATAAGCTGACCTATGCTTCGCTTAAAGGCTTGGGGGCCGATTTGTCCAAGGTTATTGTTCGATAA
- a CDS encoding ABC transporter permease: MEAAKNHFFSDMGVMLGRSMRHITRSMDTIITVTIMPIAFMLLFVYVFGGAIQTGTDNYVNYLLPGILLIAIASGISYTAFRLFTDVQRGIFERFHTMPISRSTLLWGHVLTSLLSNAMSVAVIILVALVMGFRSPAGILPWLAVAGILFLFTLALTWVAAIAGLSAKSVDGASAFSYPIIFLPFISSAFVPTESMPPVVRAFADNQPVTSIVEAIRSLLSGQPVGNEIWAALAWCVGITLVAYFFAMRVYKKRV, translated from the coding sequence ATGGAGGCGGCCAAAAACCATTTTTTCAGCGATATGGGTGTTATGCTTGGGCGCTCCATGCGCCATATTACCCGCAGTATGGACACCATCATCACGGTTACCATCATGCCAATCGCGTTTATGCTGCTGTTCGTTTACGTGTTCGGCGGCGCCATTCAGACCGGAACAGATAATTATGTGAATTACCTGTTGCCCGGCATACTGCTGATTGCGATTGCCAGCGGGATATCCTATACAGCTTTTCGACTATTCACCGATGTGCAGCGGGGCATATTCGAGCGGTTTCACACCATGCCGATTTCACGTTCCACCTTGCTGTGGGGGCATGTGCTCACCTCGCTTCTATCCAACGCCATGTCGGTCGCCGTTATCATTCTCGTAGCGCTCGTTATGGGCTTTCGTTCACCGGCGGGGATACTGCCCTGGCTTGCGGTAGCCGGCATACTCTTCCTGTTCACGCTGGCATTGACTTGGGTCGCGGCGATTGCCGGACTGTCTGCAAAATCGGTCGATGGCGCAAGCGCCTTTTCCTACCCGATTATCTTCCTGCCGTTTATCAGTTCGGCGTTCGTGCCAACCGAGTCGATGCCGCCAGTCGTTCGCGCGTTTGCTGATAACCAGCCGGTGACCTCGATAGTAGAAGCCATCCGTTCGCTGCTGTCAGGCCAGCCGGTAGGCAATGAGATTTGGGCCGCACTTGCATGGTGCGTTGGGATTACGCTTGTAGCCTATTTCTTTGCAATGAGGGTGTATAAAAAGCGGGTGTGA
- a CDS encoding PadR family transcriptional regulator, producing the protein MSGNKITSDLLRGHTDTMILRLLSEADCYGYEIVKLIAERSGGEYELKEATMYSSVRRLEVDGDIEWYWGDESQGGRRKYFRITEKGRATYARNKSNWEYAKRVLENLL; encoded by the coding sequence ATGAGTGGGAACAAAATTACTTCCGACCTGCTGCGCGGACATACCGATACGATGATTTTGCGGCTCTTATCCGAAGCTGACTGCTACGGTTATGAGATTGTCAAGCTGATAGCCGAGCGCTCTGGCGGTGAGTATGAATTAAAGGAAGCCACAATGTACTCCAGTGTCCGGCGCCTTGAGGTGGATGGCGATATCGAGTGGTATTGGGGTGACGAATCTCAGGGTGGACGGCGAAAATATTTCAGGATTACCGAGAAGGGCAGAGCAACTTACGCCCGCAACAAAAGCAACTGGGAGTACGCAAAGCGCGTGCTTGAAAACTTATTATAA
- a CDS encoding ABC transporter ATP-binding protein, whose translation MSNHSIQVIGLQKSYKQLQVLKGVDFEVEKGSIFALLGSNGAGKTTVIKILTTLLKKDSGTVTVNGFDVASKPENVRRAISLTGQFAAVDEILTGRENLIMIAKLRYLNNPRQAADDLLTRFGLTDAADRRVSTYSGGMRRRLDIALSLVGKPQIVFLDEPTTGLDPEARIEVWKIVKELADGGTTVFLTTQYLEEAEQLADRIAILHEGRIIASGTLAELKKLFPSAKVEYVEKQPTLEEIFLAIVGKKEAM comes from the coding sequence ATGTCAAATCATTCAATTCAAGTGATTGGATTGCAAAAGTCCTACAAGCAGCTGCAAGTTCTGAAGGGCGTAGATTTCGAGGTGGAAAAGGGCAGTATTTTCGCGCTGCTCGGCTCCAATGGGGCGGGCAAGACAACTGTCATCAAGATCCTAACCACGCTGCTCAAAAAAGACAGCGGAACCGTCACTGTAAATGGATTCGACGTTGCATCTAAGCCCGAAAATGTGCGGCGGGCGATCAGTCTGACCGGGCAATTTGCCGCCGTGGACGAAATTTTGACCGGACGAGAAAATCTGATCATGATCGCCAAGCTGCGATACCTCAATAATCCGCGTCAGGCTGCAGACGATCTGCTAACCCGCTTCGGCCTGACAGATGCCGCCGACCGCAGGGTATCTACTTATTCGGGTGGCATGCGCCGTAGGCTCGACATCGCTTTGAGTCTTGTAGGAAAACCGCAGATCGTCTTTCTCGACGAGCCGACAACCGGGCTTGACCCCGAGGCGCGCATCGAGGTTTGGAAGATTGTCAAGGAGCTTGCCGACGGCGGCACGACGGTATTCCTGACCACGCAGTATTTGGAAGAGGCCGAGCAGCTTGCCGACCGGATTGCCATTTTGCACGAGGGCAGGATTATCGCCAGCGGTACGCTCGCCGAGCTGAAGAAGCTGTTCCCCTCCGCAAAGGTGGAGTATGTAGAAAAACAGCCGACATTAGAGGAGATTTTCCTCGCGATCGTCGGTAAAAAGGAGGCCATGTAA
- a CDS encoding alpha/beta hydrolase gives MVKNWIYRFSCLGLATLLLLALTGCFEQQEPTAVQPSPTLKESAAPVETKGTVSIEKLGERRIFVYLPPGYETSDDRYPVVYMNDGRNVFNTGTSSFNKEWLVDKKIDQLVNDGKMEKVIVIAVDASEGPDRGNEYIPFPNDSIPTDGTGAEKFTRFFLETVIPFADSTYRTIPDRDHRMIMGSSFGGVQAFWMGYHHPETFSMIGAMSASTWVANGQAYEEWAQETGKPDLKIWLDMGANEETAIDPLVDLLLSKGFTYGQDLFFQMDPIGVHDENSWSRRVHSPLIMFAGKAPGQAVKLEVSDYLAYSWTGEAYPRLNPVVTMDNGMEYSVSSEASYKVLNPEAGQVEPSGKVTLLKKENLRVEVTYQGLTQSYEIDNDRWAKKLNVTLN, from the coding sequence ATGGTCAAAAACTGGATTTATAGGTTTAGTTGCTTGGGACTTGCCACATTATTATTGTTAGCGCTTACAGGTTGTTTTGAACAACAGGAGCCAACCGCTGTTCAGCCTTCGCCAACCCTGAAGGAAAGTGCTGCTCCTGTTGAGACCAAAGGTACAGTGAGCATAGAGAAGCTTGGGGAAAGGAGAATCTTTGTTTACCTGCCGCCTGGTTATGAAACCAGCGATGACCGATATCCGGTAGTGTATATGAATGACGGGCGGAATGTGTTCAATACCGGCACCAGTTCTTTCAATAAAGAGTGGCTGGTTGACAAGAAGATTGACCAGCTTGTTAACGACGGCAAGATGGAGAAGGTTATTGTAATTGCAGTCGATGCAAGCGAAGGCCCAGACCGGGGGAATGAGTATATCCCTTTCCCTAATGATTCTATTCCTACGGATGGAACCGGAGCGGAGAAATTTACCCGCTTTTTTCTTGAAACCGTTATTCCCTTTGCGGATTCAACATACCGAACGATCCCGGACAGAGACCATCGTATGATTATGGGATCGTCATTTGGCGGAGTGCAGGCGTTCTGGATGGGCTATCACCATCCCGAGACTTTTTCGATGATCGGTGCGATGTCCGCCTCCACATGGGTAGCTAACGGACAAGCGTATGAAGAGTGGGCGCAGGAAACCGGGAAGCCGGATTTGAAGATTTGGCTGGACATGGGCGCTAATGAAGAAACGGCAATTGATCCACTGGTAGATTTACTTTTGTCGAAGGGATTTACATATGGACAGGATTTATTTTTTCAGATGGACCCTATTGGTGTGCATGACGAGAATTCCTGGTCCAGACGAGTACATAGTCCCCTTATCATGTTCGCCGGGAAGGCACCCGGTCAAGCGGTCAAGCTGGAGGTTAGCGACTATTTGGCCTATTCATGGACGGGAGAAGCGTATCCCCGCCTCAATCCTGTAGTCACAATGGATAATGGAATGGAATATTCTGTATCCTCCGAAGCCTCATATAAGGTGCTGAATCCCGAGGCTGGACAGGTGGAGCCATCAGGGAAAGTGACCTTGTTGAAGAAGGAAAACTTGCGTGTGGAAGTGACATATCAAGGTTTGACCCAGTCGTATGAGATAGATAATGATCGCTGGGCAAAAAAACTGAACGTGACACTCAATTGA